The following proteins are encoded in a genomic region of Desulfosoma sp.:
- a CDS encoding purine-nucleoside phosphorylase yields MFDSSLSMVQLQQATKVFASAMGNRPRCALVLGTGLGGVAEAMIVQGELPYEAVPHHPVSTVPSHRGRYLWGTWAGVPVVALQGRFHLYEGYTPMEIAFPIRLLARLGIKVLILSNAAGGLNPLFQPGDLMLITDHINFTGQNPLVGPNLDALGPRFPDMTEPYCRKLQEIVREEALKAGLRLREGVYVGVLGPSMETAAETRLLRAAGADAVGMSTVMEVIAAVHAGLKVIGISVISNVNRPDCYEPVPLEKVIETASAAGPKLMHLLERCLPGISKNLEDFKNNEKDSL; encoded by the coding sequence ATGTTTGACTCTTCTTTAAGCATGGTTCAGCTTCAACAAGCAACCAAGGTGTTTGCTTCCGCAATGGGGAATCGTCCCCGTTGCGCGCTTGTTTTGGGCACAGGACTAGGCGGCGTCGCAGAAGCCATGATCGTGCAAGGAGAACTCCCTTACGAAGCCGTGCCTCATCATCCCGTCTCTACAGTACCTAGCCACCGGGGACGCTACCTGTGGGGCACGTGGGCGGGAGTGCCTGTTGTGGCTCTTCAAGGGCGATTTCACCTCTATGAGGGCTATACGCCCATGGAGATCGCTTTTCCCATTAGACTCTTAGCCCGTCTGGGAATCAAGGTATTGATCCTGTCCAACGCCGCCGGAGGCTTAAACCCACTTTTTCAACCCGGTGATTTGATGCTCATCACAGACCACATTAACTTCACAGGACAAAACCCTCTTGTAGGCCCCAACTTGGACGCCTTAGGACCTCGGTTTCCCGACATGACTGAACCTTATTGCCGAAAACTGCAGGAGATTGTTCGAGAGGAAGCCTTGAAGGCGGGCTTGCGCCTGAGAGAAGGGGTTTACGTAGGAGTGTTAGGTCCCAGCATGGAAACGGCGGCAGAAACTCGGTTGCTTAGAGCTGCCGGTGCCGACGCCGTGGGCATGTCCACAGTGATGGAAGTGATCGCAGCCGTCCATGCAGGTTTAAAAGTCATCGGCATTTCGGTGATCTCTAATGTCAACCGCCCGGACTGCTACGAACCCGTGCCTTTGGAAAAAGTGATTGAGACGGCTTCTGCCGCCGGCCCCAAACTCATGCATCTTTTAGAACGTTGTTTACCCGGTATTTCCAAGAACCTAGAGGACTTCAAAAATAATGAAAAAGACTCCCTGTGA
- a CDS encoding inorganic phosphate transporter, which yields MPEIILILGMVAGAYMAWNIGANDVANGMASAVGAKAITLRQAVIIGGLLDFIGATFIGSHVTTTIRENILLAEKITQDPHVMMLGLLAVLLCAAFWVFFATWSHLPVSTTHSIIGALVGFGIVSGGLRAIQWVKISAIVASWIISPIFAGFLAFLTFHFIRKSILEKRNAFVRALRWSPLFAGATIFIVVLSFLMKTPLGKSLRVSGWGALGIAFGLALALSLIAQEWLGKTIRKIDEEGVEEIFRRFQVFTSCYVALAHGANDVANAVGPMAGIYAIYVSQTVATTTPVPDWLLACGGFFIALGVFTWGYRVIETLGTRITTLTNTRGFAVDFGTATSVLVASKLGLPVSTTHAAVGAVIGVGLGGGLAAVDFKIVFRIIIYWIITLPLAAIPTMVIFKVLMWIFR from the coding sequence GTGCCGGAGATTATTTTAATTTTAGGGATGGTTGCCGGTGCTTACATGGCCTGGAACATCGGCGCCAATGACGTGGCCAACGGTATGGCTTCAGCCGTTGGGGCGAAAGCCATCACATTGCGCCAGGCGGTCATTATCGGGGGCCTTCTTGATTTTATCGGGGCGACTTTCATCGGTTCCCATGTGACAACCACCATACGGGAAAACATTTTGTTGGCAGAGAAAATCACCCAAGATCCTCACGTTATGATGCTGGGCTTGTTGGCGGTACTCCTTTGCGCGGCGTTTTGGGTTTTTTTTGCTACTTGGAGCCATTTGCCTGTGTCCACGACCCATTCCATTATTGGAGCCCTTGTTGGCTTTGGGATTGTTTCGGGAGGGCTTCGAGCGATTCAATGGGTCAAAATTAGTGCCATTGTGGCAAGCTGGATCATTTCTCCCATCTTTGCAGGATTCCTTGCTTTTTTGACCTTTCACTTCATTCGCAAAAGTATTCTGGAAAAACGCAACGCCTTCGTGCGGGCTCTGCGCTGGAGCCCCCTTTTTGCCGGGGCCACCATTTTCATTGTGGTGCTTTCGTTTTTAATGAAAACCCCGCTGGGGAAAAGCCTTCGTGTTTCGGGGTGGGGAGCTTTGGGCATTGCGTTCGGCCTCGCACTTGCTCTTAGTCTGATAGCCCAAGAGTGGTTGGGGAAGACCATTCGAAAGATTGATGAAGAGGGTGTGGAAGAAATCTTTCGCCGCTTTCAAGTGTTCACCTCCTGTTATGTGGCTTTGGCCCATGGGGCCAACGATGTGGCCAACGCCGTCGGACCTATGGCTGGCATTTATGCAATCTACGTCTCCCAGACGGTGGCTACGACAACACCCGTGCCCGACTGGCTTTTGGCTTGCGGAGGTTTTTTTATTGCCCTTGGTGTCTTCACTTGGGGATATCGTGTTATTGAAACCTTGGGCACCCGAATCACCACGCTGACCAACACGCGAGGGTTTGCGGTGGACTTTGGAACGGCCACTTCCGTTCTTGTGGCTTCCAAATTGGGCCTTCCCGTTTCGACGACCCATGCCGCCGTGGGAGCCGTAATCGGTGTGGGGCTTGGCGGCGGATTGGCGGCTGTTGATTTTAAGATAGTTTTTAGAATTATCATCTATTGGATCATCACCCTACCTTTGGCGGCCATCCCGACCATGGTGATTTTCAAGGTGCTGATGTGGATCTTTCGTTAG
- a CDS encoding TIGR00153 family protein: protein MRSAFFSIFRKSPFEGLLRHAEIVREVAPLFRMAFISYLDESRADFEKYHNKVTLLESEGDAVKRNIRGHLPRGILLPMDKFQLLWYLREQDKILDAAQDSLHWLSYRQTHIPDEFVDDLLLLVDKITSVLKSVHPMVAAAESYFQSFSENHRAMVKSTIKQIREYEFESDQVERKLLSDFLNYPFDNPTSAFHLVRLVEYMGDISNHAQNAGDMMRAMIAR, encoded by the coding sequence ATGCGTTCGGCGTTCTTCAGTATCTTTCGCAAGTCTCCCTTTGAAGGCTTATTGCGCCATGCGGAAATCGTTCGGGAAGTGGCGCCTCTTTTCCGAATGGCTTTTATTTCTTACCTGGATGAAAGCCGAGCGGATTTTGAAAAATACCATAACAAAGTCACTCTTTTGGAAAGTGAAGGGGATGCCGTTAAACGCAACATTCGAGGTCATCTGCCTCGAGGTATTCTTCTTCCCATGGATAAGTTTCAGTTGCTTTGGTATTTGCGGGAACAGGACAAGATCCTGGATGCGGCTCAGGACTCTTTGCACTGGCTTTCCTACCGCCAGACCCATATTCCCGATGAATTTGTGGATGATCTCTTGTTGCTGGTGGACAAAATCACCAGCGTACTGAAATCCGTACATCCCATGGTGGCTGCGGCGGAAAGCTATTTTCAAAGTTTTTCAGAAAATCATCGTGCCATGGTCAAGAGCACCATCAAGCAAATACGAGAATATGAGTTCGAATCGGATCAGGTGGAACGAAAGCTTCTCTCGGATTTTCTTAATTATCCCTTTGACAATCCCACCTCGGCTTTTCATCTCGTGCGTCTCGTGGAGTACATGGGAGACATTTCCAACCACGCACAAAACGCCGGGGACATGATGCGAGCCATGATCGCCCGTTAG